The following are encoded in a window of candidate division WOR-3 bacterium genomic DNA:
- a CDS encoding NifB/NifX family molybdenum-iron cluster-binding protein, giving the protein MKIAVASEDGKTISLHFGRAKGFVIIEVENSEIKSISFVPNSEPCGNHECDEHHGEHHSRGSKHERILKNLEGVDIVIAGGMGGAIYEELKRAGKQVFITDQRDIMEAIKLLLEGKLDNLEELLH; this is encoded by the coding sequence GTGAAAATAGCTGTTGCATCAGAAGATGGAAAAACTATTTCGTTGCACTTTGGAAGAGCAAAGGGCTTTGTAATCATAGAAGTAGAAAACAGCGAAATAAAATCTATAAGCTTCGTACCTAACTCAGAACCTTGTGGAAATCACGAGTGTGATGAACACCATGGTGAACACCATTCCCGAGGATCAAAGCATGAGAGAATTCTCAAAAATCTTGAAGGTGTGGATATTGTGATTGCCGGAGGGATGGGTGGAGCGATCTATGAAGAACTAAAGAGAGCCGGTAAGCAGGTTTTTATAACCGATCAAAGGGATATAATGGAGGCAATTAAGCTACTTCTCGAAGGAAAGCTCGATAATTTAGAAGAACTGCTACACTGA